The following DNA comes from Phycisphaerae bacterium.
GTCATCGAGCAGGTTCCGGATCCGCTCATTCTCAACACCATGGCGGAGGACGGGTGCCACGACTATGAGAGCGCCCTGCTGAAGATCTATGCGAAGTTGAGGCCCGGCAACCCCCCGCAGTTGGAGAAAGCCCAGAAGCTCTTCCACGAGAAGTTCTTCGACGAGAACCGTTATCGTCTGGGCAAGGTCGGGCGCTTCCGCTTGAACCGCAAGTTCAATCAGAACGTGCCTGAGACGGAGATGACCTTGCGGGTCGAAGACGTCGTCAACTCGCTCCGTTACATCCTGCTGCTGCGAAGCGGTGAGAGCGCTTATGAGGTTGACGATATCGATCATCTTGGGAATCGCCGTCTCCGCACCATTGACGAGTTGGCCGCGGAGGAGATGCGCAAGGGCTTTCTCAAGCTCCGTCGCACCGTTCAGGAGCGCATGAGCCTCAAGGATCCCGACAACCTCGGCCGCATCGCGGAACTGGTCAACTCCAAGAGCATCTCCTCCAGCATCGAGTTCTTTTTCGGCCGGGGCGAGCTGTCGCAGGTGGTTGACCAGACCAACCCGCTCAGTCAGCTCACGCACGAGCGACGGCTCTCGGCCCTGGGGCCGGGGGGGCTGAATCGCAAGCGGGCCGGTTTTGAGGTCCGCGACGTGCACATCAGCCATTACGGCCGTATCTGCCCGATCGAGACCCCGGAAGGGACGAACATCGGCCTGATTGCCTCGCTGAGCATCTACAGCACGGTTGACGATTACGGTTTCCTGGTCACTCCCTACCGGAAGGTTGAAAAAGGCAAGGTCAACGGCGATGTTGCGATGTTGCGAGCCGACGAGGAGATGCGTGCGGTCCTCGCCCCGCCCGAGTCGGTGGAACCTCAGACCGGCAAAGTCGTTCCGGGCCCGGTTCTCGCCCGGGTCAACGGCGAACTGGCGATGGTCGATTCGAACGAGATCGACTACATTGACATTTCACCGAAACAGGTCGTCGGCGTGTCTGCGGCACTCATCCCGTTCCTGGAGCACGACGACGCCAACCGCGCCCTCATGGGCTCCAACATGCAGCGTCAGGCGGTGCCTCTGCTGCGGTGCGAGCCGCCGATCGTGGCCACGGGCATGGAGAAGCTCGTGCCGCTGAACAGCGGCATGGTCGTGCGGGCATCGCGCGGCGGCACGGTGACCGCCGTCGACGCCACGCGCATCGAGATTGACGGGACCGACGAGTACATTCTCCGGAAGTTCCAGGGCCTGAACGAGCGAACCTGCCTCAACCAGAAACCGATCGTATCTTTGGGACAAAAGGTCAAGGCCGGCGACATCATCGCCGACGGCCCCGCCTGCAAGAACGGTGAGCTGGCGCTCGGTCGTAACGTGCTGGTCGCGTTCATCACTTTC
Coding sequences within:
- the rpoB gene encoding DNA-directed RNA polymerase subunit beta; the protein is MLTPQEVRNFGRLGDTMPVPSLTSIQTESYARFLQQDVPPDQRQNIGLEALLREVFPIQSYDGSMSLEYVYYDLSKPRYTPDECRQLRLTYGMPFRVHVRLVRKDRDEISEDAIYLGELPVMMGGGEFIINGAERVIVNQLHRSPGVDFIKAQAEGDRALHGCRIIPERGSWIEINVTKKDVLAVRIDQSAKIAATTFLRAMGPEYASNEAIIKTFYDSKIKNVKAGGLRPDMYAVSDIVDEESGEVLVKGGCQIGDAVQRLQKSGVKSVSVIEQVPDPLILNTMAEDGCHDYESALLKIYAKLRPGNPPQLEKAQKLFHEKFFDENRYRLGKVGRFRLNRKFNQNVPETEMTLRVEDVVNSLRYILLLRSGESAYEVDDIDHLGNRRLRTIDELAAEEMRKGFLKLRRTVQERMSLKDPDNLGRIAELVNSKSISSSIEFFFGRGELSQVVDQTNPLSQLTHERRLSALGPGGLNRKRAGFEVRDVHISHYGRICPIETPEGTNIGLIASLSIYSTVDDYGFLVTPYRKVEKGKVNGDVAMLRADEEMRAVLAPPESVEPQTGKVVPGPVLARVNGELAMVDSNEIDYIDISPKQVVGVSAALIPFLEHDDANRALMGSNMQRQAVPLLRCEPPIVATGMEKLVPLNSGMVVRASRGGTVTAVDATRIEIDGTDEYILRKFQGLNERTCLNQKPIVSLGQKVKAGDIIADGPACKNGELALGRNVLVAFITFDGYNFEDAILISERLLKDDVFTSIHIDEYDIEIRETKLGREEFTRDIPNVSEKALANLDENGIVRIGTRVGPGDILVGKVSPKSKSELSPEEKLLYAIFGRAGEDVKNDSLELPAGEEGVVIDTKWFSRRMHLTDEQKKNLGIQMKDYKRQ